From the genome of Mucilaginibacter paludis DSM 18603:
AGGTTTATAATAATCACTATCAGTACTAACAATACCTTAAACTGTACCATAACTCGGGATTTTTGTTTGTAAATCAGTTAATTTCAACATCACACGCTGGTGCGCGCGTGTCGCGCGCCCCCCCCAAGGCATCTCCCTACCTCCCCCTTTATAAACTTATTAAATCTATTTACAATGTTATGCCGAATATATACCTTAGTTCGATAATTCGCCGTAATTAACAGGCAAATCAAAATTATTAAAACAAGTAAAAATAAAAATATTTTACAATGGCTATTAACTTATTAAAGGGGCAAAAAATAACAATAGGGTTATCAAAAATGACGGTTGGCTTGGGCTGGAACCCCAACGAGGGCACGGGTTACGATTTCGATCTGGACGTTTCCGCCATCATGATTGATGCTAACCGCTTTGTGCCCGAGGATGAATTTTTTGTTTTTTATAACAATGCCGATTCGCCCGATACCGCCGTACACCATACCGGTGACGATCCTTCGGGAGGAAACAGCGATGGCGGAGACGATGAATCTATCAATGTTGACCTGACTAAGGTTGATGCTAAAATCCAAGAGATCTTATTTGTGGTCACCATCCACGAGGCCCAGGCCCGCAGGCAAAACTTTGGGCAGGTGCGCGATTCGTACATCCGCATTGTTGACGATTTAACCGGCGCCGAAGTTTGCAAGTACGAGCTGGGCGAGGATTTTTCGATAGAAACCGCTATCGAATTCGGTCGCTTGTACCGCCGTGGCGGCGAGTGGAAGTTTGAAGCTTCGGGAGTAGGGTATAAGGAAGACCTGGCTTTCTTTTTAAGTAAATACTTTAAAGGGCAGATTATAAAATAAACACCATGGCTATAAATTTAGTAAAAGGTCAAACTATTGATCTGCGCAAAAACGATCGGGGCGAAAGTTACGATTTGTCGTCGGTAACTATTGGTTTAGGCTGGGATGTTAAACAGAGCCATAGCGGCGGCTTTTTAGGAAAGCTGTTTGGCGGTGGCGATGATGCCGAATATGATTTGGATGCCATTGCTTTTTTGTTGGATAAAAACGGAAAAGTAGCCAACCGGGGCCGTAATATCAAAGCCAGCGATGGCCGTAACCTGAGTTTGTTTGAAAGCGATGTAATCTATTTCAACTCCATGAAGCATCCATCGGGTCATATCTGGCTAACGGGCGATAACCGTACCGGGGCCGGCGAGGGTGATGATGAACAGATTATTGTAAAGCTGGACGCGCTCGATCCAAAGTATGATCGCATCCTGTTTTTGGTTACCATATACCAGGGGCGCAAAAATAACCAGCATTTTGGCATGGTCGAGAACGCCTTTATCCGTGCTGTAGATGCACGCGGTACCGAAATTGCCAAGTTCAGCCTATCCGGAAACTTTACCTATAATGGCATGTGCTCCATGACGTTTGCCGAAGTTTACCGCAGGGATGGTTCCTGGAAATTCAGGGCCATAGGCGAGCCCGGCACAACAGATAGTTTTATCGATATTCTGACCAAATACACTGCTTAAAAACAATAATATTGCAGGCAGCCCGGTTTTTGTAACTCAGGCTGCCTGCAATTGATATGCTATGCCCTTTTACCAGCATTATTCCTTCGACCTTTGGCTTACGCTCATTAAATCAAACCCTGGTTTTAAATCCGAACGTACCAAAATATTCCACCGCGATTTTAATCCGGACCATAAAAGTATCGACGAAGTTGCCCTGGCCTTTCGGCAGGTTGATTTGATGTGCAACGCCGTGAATGAGCGTACCGGCAAAAATATCGATTCGGACGAGATGTACCTCATGGTGATCAGTCTCCTTAATAACAATCAACTCAACCTTTACGATATTGATACTGACGAACTTTACGCCGGTATGGAACAACTGGTATTTCAATATATGCCGGTTTTGTATTCTGATGAAACAATTGAGGTGCTGGCGCGTCTAAAAGATATGAGCGGTAGCACCTTTAGTATCTTAAGCAATACAGGCTTTATCCGCGGAGTTACCTTGCGGAAAATACTGATGGAGCTGAAGCTGCATCCCTACTTTGATTTTCAGCTTTATTCGGATGAGGTAGGCCTGTCCAAGCCCAATCCGGATTTTTTTAACCTGATGTTAAAAAAAATAAGCGAGGTAAAGTCCGCAAATGATGTGAATTTGAAAAATATTATCCATATTGGCGACAACCCTAAGGCTGATATAGAAGGTGCTGATGCGATAGGCATCAACAGCTTTTTAATTAATTCGAACCATTTACCTATTTCAAGCTTAATTAAATAAATGTTAGCTACCTATTCGCTACATCATATAGATAATGCCAACTACTTTGGGTTTAACCCGGACGACTATAGCCGTTTTAAGTTTGGCGACGAAGCCGTTGCCAAAACCTATGGCACCAGCCTTGCCGAGGGCTTTATTCAAAATTGCCTGGTAAGGCAGTCCATTGAGCAGCAAATTGTGGTCATTTCCAGTCCTTTTTCCTTTATACCTACCGCTACCTTTGCCCTTAAAACCTGGTTTGTTTGCCACTTAAACCGCTGGTTGGCCAGGCATGGTTATCAGGTAGTGCAAGAAACCAAGGTACACCGCACCGTTACCTATAAAGAAGATTACGGCGAACTGGATGCCGAGCAACGAATCAGCCTCATCGGGAACGACCTGTTCCACATCGATAAGGATTTTCTCACCAATAAAACCCTTATTTTTTTAGATGATATTAAAATAACCGGCAGCCACGAGCGGATGATCATGAAAATGGTTGGCAATTATCAGCTCGATAACGATATCTACATGCTTTATTTTGCCGAGTTGGTAAATAAAGCCATTCATCCCAATATCGAAAATTACCTGAACTATCACCAGGTGAAATCAATTTTTGAGCTCGACCCAATTATCAAAAGCGGCAGCTTCGCCATCAATACCCGGATAGTAAAATACATCCTCAATTACGATTTTGATAGCTTCCGCATTTTTATCGAAAACCAAACCAGTGCTTTTGTTGATCTGCTTTATGATATGGCGCTGGGCAACGGCTATCATACTATCGAAGCTTACGCTAAAAATTTGAACTTTATTTCTTCTAACCTGTTAATAAACACTCATAAACTGATACAACATGGCAATTAACTTGCAAAAAGGGCAGCGTGAAGCCATTAACGCACCCAAATTTACTATAGGCCTGGGCTGGGATACCAACAGCTCATCAACTGGCAGCGCATTTGATCTGGATGCCTCGGTTTTTATTCTTGGCGACAACAAAAGAATTGTAAGCGAAGAGCATTTTGTTTTTTACAACAACCTCGTTTCGCCGGATGGTGCCGTTGAACATACGGGCGATAACCTTACCGGGGCCGGAGATGGCGACGATGAGCAGATTAAAGTTGACCTATCTAAAATTGACCCCAGGGTTAGCGAAATTTGTATTGTAGTAACCATACACGAAGCCGAGAGCCGCAGGCAAAACTTTGGCCAGGTACGCAACTCTTTCATCCGTATTTTTGATGCCGATACCAATGCCGATATTTTAAAATACGAGCTGGAAGAAGATTTTTCCATCGAAACCGCAGTTGAGTTCGGGCGGATTTACAAACGCGATAACAACTGGAAGTTTGAGGCCGTAGGTGCCGGTATGAAGGGCGGCCTGCAGGATTATTTAACCAAATATAACTAAGCAACATGGCAATCAATCTTCAAAAAGGGCAGCGCATCAGTCTCGAAAAAAGCAACGGTAGCAAGCTGCAAAACGTTTGCGTTGGTATTAACTGGGGCGCTATTGAAAAAAAAGGACTTTTTGGCTTTGGCGCTACCAAAGAGGCTGTTGACCTTGACGCCAGCTGCGCGCTGTTTGATGAAACCAAAAAACTAACCGAGGTGATCTATTTTGGCAATTTGCGCTCAAAAGATGGTTCGGTAAAACACAGCGGTGACGATTTAACCGGCGATATGGCTGGTGATGATGGCTTGGATAACGAGGTAATTACCCTTGATTTTTCTATGCTGAAACCGCAGATAAGCTATGTGGCTTTTGTGCTCAACAGCTTTCGCGGGCAGGATTTTGGTACCATTCCGTTTGCGTCCATTCGCATTTACGAGGGTACGCCTAAACGGGTGAACGAGATTTTTGCTACCTATGATATTGCACACAGCAAAGATTTTGCCGGGCATGTATCCATGGTGATGGGCGTGTTTTATAAAAAGAACGGCGAGTGGAAGTTTAATGCCATAGGCGAGGCTACCCGCGATAAAAAACTGGAAGAAACGGTACGTACCGTAGGCCAAAACTTTTTATAAATCAAATTGGCCAATGGCCATTTGATAACTGTAGGTAATTATTAAAGTGTAAAACAATGGAAAGCACAGATAACCAAGAACTAAATATTACACCGGTGAGCCTGGATGCAAGCACCACCCCGGTTAAGGTGGATAAGGAGGGCAATGTTGACCTCAGCAATATTAAGCCCGAAGAGGTAAAAAAATACGGTGAGTTAAGTAAGGATCTGAACCCGAAGGATGTAAACTCCATCCTGAACTATGGTACCGAGGTACAAAACTCGATGGAAAGGTATAGCAATACCTTCCTCACGTCTGTACGTACTTATAACTCGGGCGAGGTGGGTGTGCTCATTACCGATTTACTTACCGAATTGAATTATATTGATGTGGATGAGTTAAATCAAAGCGCTTTTTCATCCTTCATATCACACATTCCGTTTGTTAAAAAATTGGTTTTCGATGCAAAAAAACTGTTTCAAAAATACGATACGGTAGTTAACAACATCGATAAAATCACCAATAAAATAAAAGCGGGCCGGGTAAACTCCATCAAGGATAATGCTTCGCTGCAAACCATGTTTGATAGTAATGTGGGCTACATACACCAGATGGAAGAGCTGATTATCTCCGGTCAGTTAAAATATAACGAGTTGAGCGAGCAGTTGGCGCAGATGGATGCCAACCCATCGGCCTATAACGATTATGAAATTGCCGACATGCGCGATTTTGTGAACCGGTTGGATAAGCGCCTGGCCGATTTAAAGGTGGTACGTTTTATTATGCTGCAATCGCTGGCGCAAATCAGGGTGGTACAAAACAACAATACTTCTATTGCCGAAAAGGCACAGTCTATTGTATCAACCACCATCCCCGTTTGGAAAAACCAGCTCACCATCGCCGTAGCCCTTAATCGCCAAAAGGAAAACGTGGAGATGCAGAAAAAGATATCGGACACTACCAATACCATTCTGCAAAAAAACGCCGAGCTGCTTAAACAAAACAGTATTGATGTAGCCCGCGAGAACGAGAAAACGGTAGTCTCGCTGGATACCCTGAAACGGACAACAGCATCGCTGATAGAAACACTAACAGAAGTGAAGCGCATCCACGACGAAGGTACTGCTAACCGCAAAACCCTCAATACGGAATTGCAAAACCTTGAAACCGAACTGAAAAAGAACGTAACGAGTTTGACTTAGTGTTGAGTAGGGAGTCCGGAGTCTTGAGCCCGGAGTCAAGAGTCAAGAGTCTTGAGTCAGGAGTTCTGAGTTGGGAGGCAGTAATGTATTCATTTTTTGTCATCCCGACGGTAGGAGGGACCTTTTTCGCGCGATAAGTATACTACAGACTTTTCGCGCGAAAAAGATTTCTCCTCGTACCTCGTCGAAATGACACCACGGAAAGGCACTCAAGACTCAGAACTCCTGACTCCCGGCTCAAGACTCAGGGCTCAGAACTCAACACTCCCAACTATTTCGTAATTTTGTAACCGGATAGAGGGCATAATTGACTAACAGATTTGATGGATGAAAACCGGCTACATATTTTAAACGAATCCAACCGGATGCTGAGTAAGCTCCAACTGCTTTCGGTTTTTTTTGCAGAGGATGTTATTTTTAAAATCCACCTGCGTAGCCAGGTGATCCATAAACTGTTTGAAACCAACCCCGACCTGGATATTAACAAGCTCGAGTTATTCCACGTACAGTTTACCGCCAGCCTTGTTGATCTGTTGCGGAAGATCAAGAAACGGAACGAAAACAACATCAGCCTTTTATTTGATGAGATACAGCTGAATAAGGAAATGATAGCCAAGCTGAACGACGCCGTTTATACCGAAAAAAATTATAACCTGGATAAGCAGCGGCAATCGTTAAAAATGAACCTGTCGTTGCGTAAGCTGTTCCAGGTGCTGTCTGATAACTCAACCGAAAATCCTTTCTCCAAAAATATCAACGCGTTCAGTTCGCACTTTGCGGCCGATTTTTTTTACAGCATTTCGCCTGCACTCTTTGCCGATCTGATTCAATACAACCCGGCCGACGTTTATACCAACAGTTATGCCATCATCCAAAAAAAATTGATGGGCGTGTTGTGTAAATATAACTTTAAAACGGAGTTTTACTGTGGCCTTAACGCGGGCGGCCAGGTGATAGAGCTATACCGGTTTTTGGATGTAGAAAGGTGTTTTTTATACCTGCCCTCCAATAATTTATTCTTATTTTGCGATATCGACAAGATCAGCAACATCGACAGGACTAACAACCTGTCGAAAAAAGAGAAGCTGATCCACGAGTTAAACGATAAAAATGACAAGCTATTGAGCAGCGCCGGTGCGATGAAAGCCGATATGCCTGTGGAAATTAAAACTTTATTGGCCGAAAATTACAAGAAGATTGAGGACATTAACTTCCTTGAAAATCTGAGTAATTTTGATGTGCAAGCCAATATTTTAAAAACAATGTTAAATACTGATATTATCTGATATGGACTTTTTACACACCCTTTTGGGGCCTGATATTAAAGCCGGCCTGTTAATTATTTTAAACCTGATTGTAATTGAAAGCTTACTATCGGTAGATAATGCCGCCGTACTGGCCACCATGGTGATTGATTTACCCAAGCATCAACGTGCCAGGGCACTGCGTTACGGTATCATCGGCGCTTATGTATTACGTGGCGTTTGCCTTTTTTTAGCATCGTGGCTGGTAAAAATATGGTGGTTAAAACCTATCGGCGGCTTGTACCTGTTGTACCTGGCCTTTAACTATTTTAAAGGCAAAATGAGCGAAGCCAGCGGCGGCGAAGATGAATCTGTTGATAAGAACCAAAACTGGCTGTATAAATCAACCGTGGGCGTATTTGGCGTTTTCTGGGCCACGGTAGCTTTGGTTGAACTGATGGACCTTGCGTTTTCTATCGATAACGTGTTTGCTGCTGTAGCCTTTACCGATCATGTTTTTTTAATTTATACCGGCGTATTTATTGGCATACTGGCCATGCGTTTTGTGGCGCAGGCTTTTGTGAAGCTGATGGAGAAATTTAGCTTTTTAGAAACCGTGGCCTTTATTGTAATTGGCGTGCTGGGTATCAAATTAACAGCTTCTATTTATGTACACTTTTACCCGGCCAGCCCCGTGGCCGAAGCTATGGAAGGCGAAACGGCAGATATATTGGTTTCTGTATTTACGGTAGCCATATTTTTGATACCGGTAATTACTTCCTTGCTGTTTAATTTTCCTAAAAAGAATATCATTAAACCCGAGGTGGCCGAATCTGCTGAGGATGTGGTTGATAAATTTTAATCCCGGTTTGATTTAGATATTTAGAGATCGATGGACGGGTTTAAGTTTGCTAACAAAGCCATAGCATCAATTGGTGGCGTTGGGTTTTTAAAAGGAGGGGGCACTTATGCCGCCATATTAACCTGCGGTTTGATTTGGCTGTGGTGGCAAAACCCGGCCTTGCAAAACCCCTGGTATTTGCTGGTTTTTACCGTTTTGGTTACACTCTTGGGCGTTTACGTAGGCAATAAGGTGGAGCCCGACTGGGGCGAAGATAGTTCGCGCGTGGTCATTGACGAAGTTGCCGGGATGCTTATCGCGATGTTGTTTATACAGCCCAATATTTATTTCCTGATAGCGGGGCTTATTCTTTTTCGCTTTTTTGATATCCTGAAGCCATTATACATCCGCAAGATGGAGGATTTTCCGGGTGGCTTAGGCGTTATGATGGATGATGTTTTAGCCGGGGTTTACTCCAATATATTGCTTTGGCTGGGGTATTGGGTGTATCAGTTATTAAAAAGGCCATAGTAGGGACAAGGGGAAGAGTATTTGAATCTTTGCTCCGACAATCAGTATTCTTTAATTTAGATCATCGGCCCGCTCAAACGCCGCGTGAAGGGCTTTGTTCGTTATTCACTGTTGTTTGTTTTTGGTGTGAATGGTTGCTATCGCAATTTTGTCTTGACACAAAAAGAACCAAATACCGACCGGAGGAAGCTCATGAACACCTTAAAAAAACAAACATAGGTGTGAATAAAGTCAAGACTGCCGATCCTTCCGCCCACAGGCCAACACCCGGCCCGGCGTGCTGTCGGGGCTTTGTCCGCTTTTCCTATCTGCGCTTGGTAATCTATAAGGTTCAAACGTCATCCCTGTTTTTTTCCGAATGTCCGGGTCCGTCACTCAGAATGACGTTCTTTTTCTGTGCGCGAAGGCTGTCCTCCTGAGCCTGTCGAAGGATGTGCGGCATGGCCCTGTATAAGTTTTTTTTGATGTACCTTATCATTCGCTTACTTAAGTCGATGATTGTCAATTTGCATATATTCTTAATTTACAGCATCGGCCCGCTCAATCGCCGCGTGAATGGTTTTGTTGTTTTTGTATTGATACAATGCGCTAACGAACAGAAGATTATAATACAAAATCTCTTAGCTTTATGATCGCTCGCATAGAACACACCCCTCCGCACCTCTCGAGAGGGGAATCGCACGGGCCGCCGCTTGTCTTGTGTATTGTATTGATAATGAGCGTTTTTTTTTATTCGTCTCTCTCGAGAGGGTGCGGGTTTGGCTTGCGGCTGGCTGGGAGGTGTTCACCGTACGACGAACTCTGCATACTGCATGAACTGCATACATCATGGTATTGTACGTACGGCACGAAACCTTTTGTGATTGATCATTCTACTGCGATTTTACTTCAATAGAGCATTCTAATGGCATGCAAAAGATATGGGTACAAGGGTAGTCCACTATACCAGCTTTTAAAACGATATTTATTGAGCCCCGGCTCAATAAATATCGTTAATCATATTGGCAATGAGCGCGCTCCAGCCGGTTTGGTGGCTTGCGCCAAGGCCATAACTGTCGTCGCCGTGGAAATATTCGTAATAAAGTATCAGGTCGGCATTTTCTGGTTTTCGGTAAAAAGCCTGGTGGGTTTTATAATTAACCGGCCTGTCGCCATTTTTATCGGTCTCAAAGGTTGATATTAACCTGCGGATCAACTGGTTGGCTATTTCGCCGAGCGATATTTGTTTAATGCCTTCGTCTGTAGGGAAATTGAATTTCTTTTCGTCGCCATAAAACTCATAATACTTTTTAAGCGAGTTGATCAATATAAAATTCATAGGCATCCAGATGGGGCCGCGCCAGTTGGAGTTACCGCCAAATAAGTTTGTTGTCGAGTCGCCGGGCTCGTATTTGATAGAGTAGTGGCGCCCGTCAATATTGGCGGTATAAGGGTTTTTTTCATGGAATTTGGATAAGGCTCTTATCCCTCCCTTGGCTAAAAATTCGCTCTCATCGCATATCCGTTCCAGTAATTTAGCCAGGCGCTCAAAAGGTACCAGGGATAGCAATACTTTGCCCTTTCCGTCATCGTGTATCGGCAAAAATAATTTATTCTGGGTGCGGTATTTATTGAGCCATGACGCCCTTTTGGTAAAATCCCTCAAAGCCTCGAGCTTATCATAGTTGAAAACCGATACTGCAAACATCGAGGTAAGCCCCACCAACGATCGTACTTTTAAGTGGTGGTTGCCGTGCTTCATGCGTAGCATATCGTAAAAAAACGAATCCTCCTCGTTCCATAAGCCCAGTTCGTTCAGGGCTTCGGCAATCAATACAAAGTGCTCGTAAAACTTGAGGGCCATATCCTCGAAAGAATCGTCGTACATGGATATCTCGAGCGCAATATCCATCATGTTGAGGGCAAAGGTGCCCATCCAGCTTGTACCGTCAACCTGCTCCAATACGGCATCTTTGATCTGGCTGCTGCGGTCAAACACGCCGATGTTATCCAGCCCCAAAAATCCGCCGGCAAATATATTGTTGCCGTTAACATCCTTGCGGTTGGCCCACCAGGTAAAATTGATAATCAGCTTCTGGAATATCCGTTTTAAAAACCGCAGATCGCCAACGCCCTTTTTCTCTTTTTCAATCCGGTATACCTGCAAGGCCGCCCAGGCCTGCACGGGGGGGTTAACATCGCTAAAGTTCCACTCATAGGCAGGTACCTGCCCTTCGGGGTTCATGTACCACTCGCGCATAATCAATATCAATTGATTTTTTGCAAACTCAGGGTCAATAATAGCCATAGGCACGCAGTGGAAAGCCAAATCCCAGGCAGCATACCAGGGGTATTCCCATTTATCGGGCATGGATATCACATCCTGGTTGTTAAGGTATTTCCAGTTGCCGTTACGGCCGTTGGGCCGGGTTGCCAGTGATGGGTCTGAGTGGGTACTGGCGCGGTGCCATTCCCTGGTATCGTAGTGGTAATATTGCTTGTTCCACAGCAAACCCGCAAAAGCCTGCCGCTGAATGTTAGCCAGTTCGGGCGAGAGCGATTTAGGCATCAGGCTGTTATAAAACTCATCGGCCTCCTTCTTTCTCAGTTCAAATAACTCTTCAAAATTATGGCCTATCGGGTTTTCAACCGGCTCCTTGCTCAGGCGCATAAATATTTTTTTTGATTGCTTAGGCCTGATGGTGTATTTATAAACGGGCGCAAACTTTGTTCCGTCGTTTTTGGCTGCTAATTCATCAAAGTTATCACCATCAATAATAGCCTCATGGAAAGCGTCTTTTACAAACACGTTTTCGTTGGGTTGCCTGTATATGCGCTCGCGGTTGGTTTCGTTTTCTGTAAATAACGATTTGCCGGTATCCTGAAAATAAAAATAATAATCGCCGATGATGTAATGGCTGGCCTTAACGCTTTTATGGTTTAGCCGCGTTATAAGCGGTTTGGGCTTTGATTTATCTGTTTGCCAGTAATTAAAAAACCAGAGCGTGGGCAATACGGTAATATCGGCAGTTAAAGGGCCTCGGTTAACAATTTCAATACAGATCTGTATATCTTCCGAGTGGTGTTTGGCGTAGGTAATGTATATATCAAAATACTTATCGTTATCAAATACATTGGTATCTAAAAGCTCGTACTCGGGTTCCATTTTGGAGCGATGGATGTTTACACTCACCAACTCATCGTACGGGAAACCTGTTTGCGGGTATTTGTACAAATACTTCATGTAATAATGCGATGGCACATTATCCAGGTAGTAATACAGCTCTTTAACATCCTCGCCGTGGTTACCCTGCCCGTTTGGCAAGCCAAATAAACGTTCTTTCAAAATGGGATCTTTACCGTTCCAAACCGCTACGGCAAAACATAAACGCTGAAAGTAATCGGATATCCCAGCTATGCCGTCTTCGCCCCAGCGGTAGCTGCGGCTGCGGGCCTGGTCGTGCGTGAAGTGCCCCCAGGCATCACCGTTAGAGCTGTAATCTTCGCGAACGGTTGCCCATTGCCGCTCGCTTACGTAAGGCCCCCAGTGCTCTAACGGAACAGGCTTTTTTGCGTTTTCGTCTAACCTTGTTTGCTCTGCGTTTTTAACCGGATTTGCCATGAATTAATTAGCTACTAAAATTTTTAACCATTTGCTTGAAGTTGTAAAGTAAATAAAATATTTATTACTGTATTGTTAAAAAATTATTTGTTTTATCGATAGGCGCACTTTGTGGCTAATTGCTATATTGCGATGGCTTACATATTAAATAACGATATAAGTAATTATTAATATAATAAATTGTTAATTTTTTAATTAATACCGGAATTTAATATTAAACTTGCTTTTAAGTTGCTTTAGCCCTTAGGCTGGTAAAATTGCTTTTTTATAATAATTAACTGACTTCTATTTAATGCTTCAAACAAGGTATCTGCTTATCTGCATGCTTAATTTGTCGTGCATATCTATTGCTTGCGGGCAATATCAAAATGCGGGCATTAAGGGTGAAATAACTGATGCTCAAAATAATCCCCTGCTGGCGGCTTCGGTTTTTTTATTAAAAGGTCAGGATTCTGCCGTAGTTAAACTTGCCATTACAGATCAGCATGGCATGTTTAGCTTTAGTGATGTTACGGCCGGCAAGTATTTAATAAAGGCCACACTTGTGGGATACAAGGCGATAACTACAGCCGCCTTTGATTTAAAAAGTGGTATCAACTTCAATGCAGGGGCCATTAATTTGGCTGCCAATACAATTAAACTGGCCGAAGTTGCCGTTAACAACAACAATCACTTTACTGATGCTTTGCCTGGTTTAATTACGCTAAACGTGCGTAATAATATTTTATCAGCAGGTAGTAACGTCATAGAAATTTTAAAAAGGGCCCCTGGTGTACAGGTAGATAACAGCGATAATATATCATTAAACGGCAGAAGCGATGTGTTGGTAATGATAGATAATAAGCCCACATATTTATCGGGCCAGGCCCTTGCTGATTTGTTAGGAGGCATGCCAGCGAGCATGATTGATAAAATAGAACTGATCAGCAATCCTAATTCAAGTTTTGACGCGGCCGGTACAGGCGGCGTAATTAATATTAAACAAAAAAAAGATAGGGGTACGGGCACCAACGTGCAGGTAATCAACAGTATGGGTTTGTATCAGCCGGGAGGAAACCGCAGCTCGGAAGTTAAATTGAATACCGGCTTCAACTTTAACCATCACACAGGCAGGATAAATATATTTGGCGGATATGCCTACAACAGTGCGCCGATAGACAGGTCTTCATCGTCAGACAGGCTGGTTACTTATCTAAACGAGCTTGATCAGATCAATGTAAACTGGTTTAGCCAGCAACGCAGGCAGATCAATAATTACAGGCTCGGCGTGGATTATAGTATCAACCCTAAGCATATCCTTGGCTTTTTGGTTAACGGCTCGGTAAGTAATTTATCAGCCAATAAAAACACATCATCATTAATATCAACTCTGGGTGTTATTGATTCTACCATCCTGACCAAATCCAACTTGCAAAAAAAATTATCCAATTTGATGCTCAACGTTAATTACCGGGGCGATTTTAGTCGCGGTGGGCAACTTACCATCGATGCAGATTACAGCAACTACATCCGCCACTCAACCGAACTGATTCAGAGCGAATACACTAAGGACGATGATAAATCGGCGTACCGTTTTTTAACATTGCAAAATACCTCGCCATCAGAGTTTGATTTATATACCTTTAACGCTACTTACCAGCTCAAAATTAGCCTAACCAACAGAATTGCCGCTGGCTTTAAAGCCAGCTATGTTAAAACCGATAACAATTCGGATTTTGGGCAGTTAATTAACGGCACATACCATGCCGATACGTTGTTTACCAACCAGTTTAAATATACCGAGCGCATCAACTCAGCCTATATTAATTATAACCATCTCTTCAGTAAAAAGATGGGCCTTGAAATAGGCACAAGGGTGGAACAAACCATATCCGACGGCCTGTCGCCGGATCAGAAGGAAAACATCAGCAGTAATTATTTCGATATTTTTCCTAATGTGCAGTTAAACAATACCATCAGCGCTAATCATCAGCTATTGTTTACCTACAGCCGCCGCATCACCAGGCCCAGGTATGAAGATCTTAACCCTTTTTTATCTTACATCGATCAGTATACCTATCAAATCGGTACGCCCTATTTACGACCATTTTATTCAAATACGTTTGAGCTAACTCATATCTATAAAGAGAAGCTAACCACTGTATTAAGCTTTGCCCTTATTAACCGGTTTACACAGGTTGTTT
Proteins encoded in this window:
- a CDS encoding MGH1-like glycoside hydrolase domain-containing protein, which encodes MANPVKNAEQTRLDENAKKPVPLEHWGPYVSERQWATVREDYSSNGDAWGHFTHDQARSRSYRWGEDGIAGISDYFQRLCFAVAVWNGKDPILKERLFGLPNGQGNHGEDVKELYYYLDNVPSHYYMKYLYKYPQTGFPYDELVSVNIHRSKMEPEYELLDTNVFDNDKYFDIYITYAKHHSEDIQICIEIVNRGPLTADITVLPTLWFFNYWQTDKSKPKPLITRLNHKSVKASHYIIGDYYFYFQDTGKSLFTENETNRERIYRQPNENVFVKDAFHEAIIDGDNFDELAAKNDGTKFAPVYKYTIRPKQSKKIFMRLSKEPVENPIGHNFEELFELRKKEADEFYNSLMPKSLSPELANIQRQAFAGLLWNKQYYHYDTREWHRASTHSDPSLATRPNGRNGNWKYLNNQDVISMPDKWEYPWYAAWDLAFHCVPMAIIDPEFAKNQLILIMREWYMNPEGQVPAYEWNFSDVNPPVQAWAALQVYRIEKEKKGVGDLRFLKRIFQKLIINFTWWANRKDVNGNNIFAGGFLGLDNIGVFDRSSQIKDAVLEQVDGTSWMGTFALNMMDIALEISMYDDSFEDMALKFYEHFVLIAEALNELGLWNEEDSFFYDMLRMKHGNHHLKVRSLVGLTSMFAVSVFNYDKLEALRDFTKRASWLNKYRTQNKLFLPIHDDGKGKVLLSLVPFERLAKLLERICDESEFLAKGGIRALSKFHEKNPYTANIDGRHYSIKYEPGDSTTNLFGGNSNWRGPIWMPMNFILINSLKKYYEFYGDEKKFNFPTDEGIKQISLGEIANQLIRRLISTFETDKNGDRPVNYKTHQAFYRKPENADLILYYEYFHGDDSYGLGASHQTGWSALIANMINDIY
- a CDS encoding phosphatidylglycerophosphatase A family protein; its protein translation is MDGFKFANKAIASIGGVGFLKGGGTYAAILTCGLIWLWWQNPALQNPWYLLVFTVLVTLLGVYVGNKVEPDWGEDSSRVVIDEVAGMLIAMLFIQPNIYFLIAGLILFRFFDILKPLYIRKMEDFPGGLGVMMDDVLAGVYSNILLWLGYWVYQLLKRP
- a CDS encoding TerC family protein → MDFLHTLLGPDIKAGLLIILNLIVIESLLSVDNAAVLATMVIDLPKHQRARALRYGIIGAYVLRGVCLFLASWLVKIWWLKPIGGLYLLYLAFNYFKGKMSEASGGEDESVDKNQNWLYKSTVGVFGVFWATVALVELMDLAFSIDNVFAAVAFTDHVFLIYTGVFIGILAMRFVAQAFVKLMEKFSFLETVAFIVIGVLGIKLTASIYVHFYPASPVAEAMEGETADILVSVFTVAIFLIPVITSLLFNFPKKNIIKPEVAESAEDVVDKF